One genomic region from Halococcus qingdaonensis encodes:
- a CDS encoding NAD(P)/FAD-dependent oxidoreductase codes for MTATVVVLGAGYAGAGAILSLEDALDEETDLVWVSDNDYHLVLHESHRCIRDPSVQQNVTIPVDSIKSPSTRFIQGEVTGLDCDDQEVSLDDGSTVSYDYALVTLGSQTAYYGIDGLEEHSLTLKSLDDAFEIHDQVKEAAREATEDDPAQVAIGGAGLSGIQTAGEVAEFRDMHHAPIEITLVEALDEIFPGNDPELQGALRKRLLDLDIEIATGDPITQAEAGEIHFESGESLAHDVFVWTGGITGRDAMDDAELDNEHNRVNADATFETSDDHVFALGDSAIVDQPDGPCPPTAQAAWQAAEVAGENVARALHGQPLAEWTHEDKGTVISVGDKAVAHDVVGVPMNTFGGPAAEILKKGIATRWIRDVGGTLRAARAWPNM; via the coding sequence ATGACGGCAACCGTCGTCGTCCTCGGCGCTGGGTATGCCGGGGCCGGCGCGATACTGAGCCTCGAAGACGCCCTCGACGAGGAGACCGATCTCGTGTGGGTCTCCGACAACGATTACCATCTCGTTCTTCACGAGAGCCATCGCTGTATCCGTGATCCGAGCGTCCAACAGAACGTGACGATCCCCGTCGATTCGATCAAATCGCCCAGCACGCGCTTCATTCAGGGCGAGGTCACTGGTCTCGACTGCGACGACCAGGAGGTCTCCCTCGACGACGGGTCGACGGTTTCCTACGACTACGCGCTCGTCACGCTCGGTTCACAGACCGCCTACTACGGCATCGACGGGCTCGAAGAGCACTCGCTGACGCTCAAGAGCCTCGACGACGCCTTCGAGATCCACGATCAGGTCAAGGAGGCCGCCCGCGAGGCGACAGAGGACGATCCCGCACAGGTCGCCATCGGCGGGGCCGGGCTCTCCGGCATCCAGACCGCCGGCGAGGTCGCCGAGTTCCGCGACATGCATCACGCACCGATCGAGATCACGCTCGTCGAGGCGCTCGACGAGATCTTCCCGGGCAACGATCCCGAGCTCCAAGGGGCGCTCAGAAAGCGCCTGCTCGATCTCGACATCGAGATCGCGACCGGCGACCCGATCACCCAGGCCGAAGCGGGCGAGATCCACTTCGAATCCGGCGAGTCGCTCGCCCACGACGTGTTCGTCTGGACCGGTGGCATCACCGGACGGGACGCGATGGACGATGCGGAGCTCGACAACGAACACAACCGCGTCAACGCCGACGCGACGTTCGAAACGAGCGACGATCACGTGTTCGCGCTCGGCGACTCGGCGATCGTCGACCAGCCCGACGGGCCGTGTCCGCCGACCGCACAGGCCGCCTGGCAGGCCGCCGAGGTCGCCGGCGAGAACGTCGCGCGCGCGCTCCACGGCCAGCCTCTGGCCGAGTGGACCCACGAGGACAAGGGCACCGTCATCTCGGTCGGCGACAAGGCCGTCGCCCACGACGTCGTCGGCGTTCCGATGAACACCTTCGGCGGGCCGGCGGCGGAGATCCTGAAGAAAGGGATCGCCACGCGCTGGATCCGTGACGTCGGCGGCACGCTGCGTGCGGCGCGCGCGTGGCCGAACATGTAG
- a CDS encoding competence/damage-inducible protein A: MRVALVSVGDELLAGDTVNTNASWLGTRLTERGADVERAVVVPDDIDEIAATIASLHDRYDAVLVTGGLGPTHDDMTMDAVARAFDRDLEENNEAVEWLEAHGGYERDDLATGTTDLPSGARVLHNEEGVAPGCVVEGVYVFPGVPDEMKAMFASVAEEFTGTVEAVEFVYADEPESALLDRIEEVRERFDVSVGSYPGEHVRLKVQSASQDEVTAAADWLAEHVTLVED, encoded by the coding sequence ATGCGCGTCGCGCTGGTTTCCGTCGGTGACGAACTGTTAGCCGGCGATACGGTCAACACCAATGCCTCGTGGCTCGGCACGCGCCTCACCGAGCGAGGGGCCGACGTCGAGCGCGCGGTCGTCGTCCCCGACGATATCGACGAGATCGCCGCCACCATCGCCAGCCTCCACGATCGCTACGACGCCGTCCTCGTCACCGGTGGGCTCGGGCCGACCCACGACGACATGACGATGGACGCCGTCGCGCGGGCGTTCGATCGTGATCTCGAAGAGAACAACGAGGCCGTCGAGTGGCTCGAAGCACACGGTGGCTACGAGCGCGACGATCTCGCGACCGGCACGACCGATCTCCCGAGCGGTGCGCGCGTGCTCCACAACGAGGAGGGCGTCGCGCCGGGCTGTGTCGTCGAAGGGGTGTACGTCTTCCCGGGCGTGCCCGACGAGATGAAGGCGATGTTCGCGTCGGTCGCCGAGGAGTTCACGGGCACCGTCGAGGCCGTCGAGTTCGTCTACGCCGACGAGCCCGAGAGCGCGCTGCTCGACAGGATCGAAGAAGTACGCGAGCGCTTCGACGTGAGCGTGGGAAGCTATCCCGGCGAACACGTCCGTCTCAAGGTCCAGAGCGCGAGTCAGGACGAGGTCACGGCGGCGGCCGACTGGCTCGCCGAGCACGTCACGCTCGTCGAGGACTAA
- a CDS encoding ATP-NAD kinase family protein, whose amino-acid sequence MRRVGFVVNPIAGMGGRVGLKGTDGKVEEARERGAEQRAPERAREALDGLLAADPDVELLVAGGEMGETIAVDAGFEPDVCTQSSGETSAADTRDAVAAFADAGVDLVLFVGGDGTAVDVAETLDEHDDEIPMLGVPAGVKIYSSVFAVSPRAAGRIAATFERTETREVNDIDEEAYRAGEVMSELKGLAEVPVAEELQSSKQLSGGSVETLAAGIAADVEAGTTYVLGPGSTLGAIKRELGFDGSPLGVDVWRANEEGGELLVRDGSADEIEGSLGERNVVMVSPIGGQGFVFGRGNQQLSPAVLRASEIEIVASRAKLDDIGVLRVDTGDGELDEELRGWRKVRIGRVEQRLLEIV is encoded by the coding sequence ATGCGACGTGTCGGCTTCGTGGTGAACCCGATCGCCGGGATGGGCGGTCGAGTCGGACTGAAAGGGACCGACGGCAAGGTCGAGGAGGCACGCGAGCGCGGGGCGGAACAGCGGGCTCCGGAACGCGCCCGCGAGGCGCTCGACGGACTGCTGGCCGCCGATCCGGACGTCGAACTTCTCGTCGCCGGCGGCGAGATGGGCGAGACGATCGCCGTCGACGCCGGGTTCGAGCCCGACGTTTGCACCCAATCCTCGGGAGAGACGAGCGCTGCCGACACGCGCGACGCCGTCGCGGCGTTCGCCGATGCGGGCGTCGATCTCGTTCTCTTCGTCGGCGGCGACGGCACCGCGGTCGACGTCGCCGAGACGCTCGACGAGCACGACGACGAAATCCCGATGCTCGGCGTGCCCGCCGGCGTCAAGATCTATTCGTCGGTGTTCGCGGTCTCGCCGCGCGCGGCCGGACGGATCGCGGCGACCTTCGAGCGCACCGAGACCCGCGAGGTCAACGACATCGACGAGGAGGCCTATCGTGCGGGCGAGGTGATGAGCGAACTGAAGGGGCTCGCCGAGGTTCCCGTCGCCGAGGAACTCCAGTCGAGCAAACAGCTCTCGGGAGGGAGCGTCGAGACGCTCGCGGCGGGGATCGCCGCCGACGTCGAGGCGGGCACGACCTACGTGCTCGGACCGGGGAGCACGCTCGGCGCGATCAAACGCGAACTCGGCTTCGACGGCAGCCCGCTCGGCGTCGACGTCTGGCGAGCGAACGAGGAGGGTGGCGAACTGCTCGTTCGCGATGGGAGCGCCGACGAGATCGAGGGGAGTCTCGGCGAGCGAAACGTCGTGATGGTCTCGCCGATCGGCGGTCAGGGGTTCGTCTTCGGGCGGGGCAACCAGCAGCTCTCGCCGGCCGTGCTCCGGGCGTCCGAGATCGAGATCGTCGCCTCGCGAGCCAAACTCGACGATATCGGCGTGTTGCGTGTCGACACCGGGGATGGGGAGCTTGACGAGGAACTGCGTGGCTGGCGGAAGGTCAGGATCGGGCGCGTCGAGCAGCGATTGCTGGAGATCGTGTAA
- a CDS encoding phosphate signaling complex PhoU family protein: MVETRKVQRLGPSTLAMTLPAEWARSHDVEKGDEVSLRAGGKGTLTVMPESSQTEESRATIHAENMDADVLERAIVSQYVLGRRVIHVEVEEGTLDSAHINAVYNAETQLMGLGVIEETPERIAIRCSVDPEDFTLDNLLERLESTGSTMRDEAMKALALGNPDFAERALNRERQANKIFVLLLRLIFTAYQNPTLARAVGLDDGFPLIGYRSIAKNLELTADNAEDIATIAMESPGHTLDIDDATTRRIREFTDDVDEISELAVRAAVERDFERTVEVRERFAELNDRESEILDDLPQMSNEALLRVREVLVSLAKTAEYAVRNAEIVTNLALDEESIHTTIE, translated from the coding sequence ATGGTCGAAACGCGAAAAGTCCAGCGGCTCGGTCCGTCGACGCTGGCGATGACGCTGCCCGCCGAATGGGCGCGCTCACACGACGTCGAGAAGGGAGACGAGGTGTCGCTGCGCGCTGGAGGGAAGGGGACGCTCACCGTGATGCCCGAATCCTCACAGACCGAGGAGTCGCGGGCGACGATCCACGCCGAGAACATGGACGCGGACGTGCTCGAACGCGCCATCGTTTCCCAGTACGTCCTCGGTCGTCGGGTCATCCACGTCGAGGTCGAGGAAGGGACCCTCGACTCGGCGCACATCAACGCCGTCTACAACGCCGAAACCCAGCTGATGGGCCTCGGCGTCATCGAGGAGACGCCGGAGCGCATCGCCATCCGCTGTTCGGTCGATCCGGAGGATTTCACGCTCGACAACCTGCTCGAACGGCTCGAATCGACGGGAAGTACGATGCGCGACGAGGCGATGAAGGCGCTCGCGCTCGGCAACCCCGACTTCGCCGAGCGCGCGCTGAATCGCGAGCGACAGGCGAACAAGATCTTCGTCCTCCTCTTGCGGCTGATCTTCACCGCCTACCAGAACCCGACGCTCGCGCGGGCGGTGGGGCTGGACGACGGGTTCCCGCTCATCGGCTACCGCTCGATCGCCAAGAACCTGGAGCTGACCGCCGACAACGCCGAGGACATCGCCACGATCGCGATGGAGTCGCCGGGCCACACGCTCGACATCGACGACGCGACGACGCGGCGCATCAGGGAGTTCACCGACGACGTCGACGAGATCTCCGAACTGGCGGTGCGGGCCGCCGTCGAACGCGACTTCGAACGCACCGTCGAGGTGCGCGAACGGTTCGCCGAGCTCAACGACCGCGAGAGCGAGATCCTCGACGACCTGCCACAGATGAGCAACGAGGCATTACTGCGCGTGCGCGAGGTACTCGTCAGCCTCGCCAAGACCGCCGAGTACGCCGTCCGCAACGCCGAGATCGTCACCAACCTCGCGCTCGACGAGGAGTCGATCCACACGACCATCGAATAG
- a CDS encoding PLP-dependent cysteine synthase family protein yields the protein MDDSVLDTIGSPLVEVAAPAGATVAAKIESKNPGGSAKDRPAKAMIAAAEEEGLLEPGDRMVEPTSGNTGIGLAVVAAAKGYDLTVVMPASKSEERRNLMRAYGADVDLVDGEMEEARERADELEAEGMVQLRQFENPANARAHYETTAEEILDQIEGRTVDALVAGVGTGGTITGIGSRLHEEFPEMEVVAVEPDTNAVLSTGEAGVDDFEGMGPGFVSDVLDTDLLSSVETVALDDAEDECRRLAREEGILVGQSSGASNLAAHRVAERLADEDDSSATDDTDATDDPLVVTVFWDSGERYMSTGMFD from the coding sequence ATGGACGACAGCGTTCTCGACACCATCGGATCGCCGCTGGTGGAAGTCGCCGCACCGGCCGGCGCGACCGTCGCCGCGAAGATCGAATCGAAGAACCCGGGCGGGTCGGCGAAGGATCGTCCCGCAAAGGCAATGATCGCGGCCGCCGAGGAGGAGGGTTTGCTAGAACCGGGCGACCGCATGGTCGAGCCGACGAGCGGCAACACGGGCATCGGGCTCGCGGTCGTCGCGGCGGCGAAAGGATACGATCTCACGGTCGTGATGCCGGCCTCGAAATCCGAGGAGCGGCGCAACCTCATGCGCGCCTACGGCGCGGACGTCGACCTCGTCGACGGGGAGATGGAGGAAGCGAGGGAGCGTGCCGACGAACTCGAGGCCGAAGGGATGGTCCAGCTCCGCCAGTTCGAGAACCCCGCCAACGCGCGCGCACACTACGAGACGACAGCCGAGGAGATCCTCGATCAGATCGAGGGGCGCACCGTGGACGCGCTCGTCGCCGGGGTCGGCACCGGCGGGACGATCACCGGCATCGGCAGCCGACTGCACGAGGAGTTCCCCGAGATGGAGGTCGTCGCGGTCGAACCCGACACCAACGCCGTGCTCTCGACCGGTGAAGCCGGCGTCGACGATTTCGAAGGAATGGGGCCGGGGTTCGTGAGCGACGTTCTCGACACCGATCTCCTGAGTTCGGTCGAGACGGTCGCCCTCGACGACGCCGAGGACGAATGCCGACGGCTCGCTCGCGAGGAGGGGATTCTGGTGGGCCAGTCGAGCGGCGCGTCGAACCTCGCCGCCCACCGGGTCGCCGAGCGCCTCGCCGATGAAGACGACAGCAGCGCGACCGACGACACAGACGCCACCGATGACCCGCTCGTCGTCACCGTCTTCTGGGACAGCGGCGAGCGATACATGTCGACCGGCATGTTCGATTGA
- a CDS encoding SdpI family protein produces the protein MRYRRPRALGIAAIALAGIASAVVYPDLPTRLATNWGLDGGVNGTMTRPLGAFFLPGLAAGVYLFVLVSPRFDPRKRNIEAFRGIYEWFAAGMTWFLGYVHALVLLWNLGVRPPIGAALAPAIGAVFYGAGLLVERAEPNWIAGIRTPWTLDDDVVWERTNRRAALALKLAGIAAFGGLLVPDAAIAFVIVPALLAVAYVTVYSYVAYRRRGTT, from the coding sequence ATGCGATACCGTCGTCCGCGCGCACTGGGTATCGCGGCCATCGCGCTCGCTGGGATCGCCAGCGCCGTCGTCTACCCGGATCTGCCGACCCGGCTGGCGACCAACTGGGGTCTCGACGGCGGTGTCAATGGGACGATGACCCGTCCTCTGGGCGCGTTCTTCCTACCGGGGCTCGCCGCTGGCGTCTATCTCTTCGTGCTTGTCTCGCCACGGTTCGACCCGCGAAAGCGGAACATCGAGGCGTTCCGCGGCATCTACGAGTGGTTTGCCGCCGGGATGACGTGGTTTCTGGGCTACGTTCACGCGCTCGTACTCCTCTGGAACCTCGGCGTTCGACCGCCGATCGGGGCCGCGCTCGCGCCGGCGATCGGGGCCGTCTTCTACGGGGCCGGGCTACTCGTCGAGCGTGCCGAACCGAACTGGATCGCCGGGATCCGGACGCCGTGGACGCTGGACGACGACGTGGTGTGGGAGCGAACGAACCGCCGGGCGGCGCTCGCGCTGAAACTCGCCGGGATCGCCGCGTTCGGCGGCCTCCTCGTCCCCGACGCCGCCATCGCGTTCGTTATCGTCCCCGCGCTGCTCGCCGTCGCGTACGTCACCGTCTACTCCTACGTCGCGTATCGACGCCGCGGAACGACGTGA
- a CDS encoding aldo/keto reductase: MSQEQFSPDSVECAKEMPMLGFGTWENEDPEQCTESVRTALDTGYRHVDTAQAYGNEKSVGEGIERADVPREDVFLATKVWISNLGYDDVIHSTTQSLDDLGVNSVDLLYTHWPSGEYDPEDTLSAFAELKDRGAIDRIGVSNFEPEHLDTAREVLDEPIFAEQAECHPLLPQTELRDYCDEHDIEFVAYSPLARGKVFEIDELGEIADKHDASEAQISLAWLREKDVTVIPKATSADHIEDNWASLGVDLDDEDIAKIDAIDERERQVDPDFAPW, from the coding sequence ATGTCTCAAGAGCAGTTCAGTCCCGACAGCGTCGAGTGTGCGAAGGAGATGCCGATGCTCGGGTTCGGAACCTGGGAGAACGAGGACCCCGAGCAGTGTACCGAGAGCGTCCGCACGGCGCTCGACACGGGCTACCGACACGTCGACACCGCACAGGCGTACGGCAACGAGAAGAGCGTCGGCGAGGGGATCGAACGGGCCGACGTCCCCCGTGAGGACGTCTTTCTCGCCACCAAGGTCTGGATCTCGAATCTGGGCTACGACGACGTGATCCACAGCACGACCCAGAGCCTCGACGATCTCGGCGTGAATTCGGTCGACCTGCTCTACACCCACTGGCCGTCCGGCGAGTACGATCCTGAGGATACGCTGTCGGCGTTCGCCGAACTGAAGGACCGCGGTGCGATCGATCGCATCGGGGTCTCCAACTTCGAACCCGAACATCTCGACACCGCCCGTGAGGTGCTCGACGAGCCGATCTTCGCCGAACAGGCCGAGTGCCATCCCCTCCTGCCGCAGACGGAGCTCCGAGACTACTGTGACGAGCACGACATCGAGTTCGTCGCCTACTCGCCGCTCGCGCGCGGGAAGGTCTTCGAGATCGACGAACTCGGTGAGATCGCCGACAAACACGACGCCAGCGAGGCACAGATCAGCCTCGCGTGGCTCCGCGAGAAGGACGTGACCGTGATCCCGAAGGCGACGAGCGCCGACCACATCGAGGACAACTGGGCGTCGCTCGGCGTCGACCTCGACGACGAAGACATCGCGAAAATCGATGCCATCGACGAACGCGAGCGGCAGGTCGATCCCGACTTCGCTCCGTGGTGA
- a CDS encoding DUF7333 family protein — MEFDLGKTVGAFVVLFAIIAIGTFMSPMATSTVMMVLGGLLVFGVLTLFIGIQHGEYRALR, encoded by the coding sequence ATGGAGTTCGACCTCGGAAAGACGGTCGGGGCGTTCGTGGTGCTGTTCGCCATCATCGCCATCGGCACGTTCATGAGTCCGATGGCGACGAGCACCGTGATGATGGTGCTCGGCGGCCTGCTCGTCTTCGGCGTACTGACGCTGTTCATCGGCATCCAGCACGGCGAGTACCGCGCGCTGCGCTGA
- a CDS encoding phosphoadenosine phosphosulfate reductase family protein → MPQDFPDYLDVDYTDGEGEDPEDYPSIEDKIEKAIQVTKTGLEQYDNPAVMWTGGKDSTLTLYFIKEVAERFDLDVPPAIFIDHYQHFDEIHDFVDKWADEWDLDVRYARNEDVGNYVDEHGLEPGDDIEIAELSEHNRHHVREILEYEEDTFDFLLDTYVGNHLLKTVALNDALEEYDVDGVISGVRWDEQEARADETFFSPRHDPEIYPPHDRIQPILQFEERDVWDAFWNFAVPETVAEYPDEGYVPQSADDLPNGLTNGDIPISPKYFAGFRSLGSEVSTEKADEEPAWLQDLEGTTERAGRAQDKEDLMERLRDLGYM, encoded by the coding sequence ATGCCACAGGACTTTCCCGACTACCTCGACGTCGACTACACCGACGGCGAGGGCGAAGACCCCGAGGACTACCCGAGCATCGAGGACAAGATCGAGAAGGCGATCCAGGTTACGAAGACGGGGCTCGAACAGTACGACAACCCCGCGGTGATGTGGACCGGCGGCAAGGACTCGACGCTCACGCTCTACTTCATCAAGGAGGTCGCCGAGCGCTTCGATCTCGACGTCCCGCCCGCGATCTTCATCGACCACTACCAGCACTTCGACGAGATCCACGACTTCGTCGACAAATGGGCCGACGAGTGGGATCTCGACGTCCGCTACGCGCGCAACGAGGACGTCGGCAACTACGTCGACGAGCACGGGCTCGAACCCGGTGACGACATCGAGATCGCGGAGCTCTCCGAGCACAACCGCCATCACGTCCGCGAGATCCTCGAATACGAGGAGGACACGTTCGACTTCCTGCTCGACACCTACGTCGGCAACCACCTGCTCAAGACGGTCGCGCTCAACGACGCCCTCGAAGAGTACGACGTCGACGGCGTCATCTCGGGCGTGCGCTGGGACGAACAGGAGGCCCGTGCCGACGAGACCTTCTTCAGCCCGCGTCACGACCCCGAGATCTACCCGCCCCACGACCGCATCCAGCCGATCCTCCAGTTCGAGGAGCGCGACGTCTGGGACGCCTTCTGGAACTTCGCGGTGCCCGAAACGGTCGCCGAGTACCCCGACGAGGGCTACGTCCCCCAGAGCGCCGACGACCTGCCGAACGGCCTCACCAACGGGGACATCCCGATCAGCCCGAAATACTTCGCCGGCTTCCGCTCACTCGGCAGCGAAGTCAGTACCGAAAAGGCAGACGAGGAGCCCGCCTGGCTCCAGGACCTCGAAGGCACGACCGAGCGCGCGGGCCGCGCCCAGGACAAAGAAGACCTGATGGAGCGCCTGCGCGATCTCGGCTACATGTAG